The DNA segment GGCAGCCACttgctcagcccctgccctACCTTGTCCCTTCCCAGCTACCCACTGACCCAAGTAATCCACATCCCTGGTCCCGCCCGAACCCTGCCTGCACAGGCCCCTCACCATCCTGTGTGCAGACTCCCAAGAGGTTGATGATGTTCTTGTGTTTGTCCATGAGCTTCATCATCTCCATCTCGGATATGAGGTCAGCCAGGTCCTTGTCGGTGGCGTTGTCTAGGGAAGGAAGGCTGTGTCACGATGCCAGCTGGGTGGCACCCCTGCCCAGTGCTGATGCCACCTCTGTTCCTGGGACACTGGCACGGGAGCCGTTACCTTTCAGCATTTTGACGGCCACGGTGATGGCTCTGTCTGGCCAGTCTCTGTCTATGCCATAAGCCTCTGCCCGCACCACCTGGCCAAAGCAGCCTTCCCCCAAGGGCTtccccagcaccagcctggcagggacaagCAGAACCATCACAGATCACAGGGCTGGTCTTAGGGTGGCCAGAGGCCTCCCCATCCACCTCCTGcatgctgctgttcctggggcagctggggaaagcagcccctgtcccagccctgcgcAGAACCGTACTTGTCTCGGGGGAACTCCCACTTGGCATCAAGGGGCAGGTCCAGCTCCATGACACCAGCCAGCAttggggcacagctggaggaGAGACGGGTGACCCGcatcagggatgtgctggacttcccagaggagctggaatCCAGGGAGAACTGTGGAGAGAGACACAGGTCCTCagccatccatcccatcccacgcTCCAGGGCCCAACAAAGATGCAACAGAAAAGTAGAGATCTCACTTGGAGCAATGGGgtgagggagctgcagggggaaCTGGGAAGGGCAGCCCCAAGGCTGGCAGCAGGGTAAGGTGTGATGGGCACAAGTGGCACTCCTGGAGCCCATTGGTCACCAAGGTCCCCCTGCATTAGTAGGGCTCAAGTTTGGTACCCACCTGTCGGATGAGTGGGAATTTGGAGAGCTTGTGGACTGCCATAGGCTCCAGGTGCTGCTTGCTTGACTGAGTCTGCATCCGGCACAGCACCACAATAATAATGGCCATGGCCACGGCGAGCGAGCCCGAGGTGTAGATGATAATGTCTGTGTACTTGGTCTCAGGGGCCTCAGCTTCCCGCACCAGCTCCTCTTCTGCAGGGAGTGAATGTGTTGGCCTGAGACATGGCCTCTGCGTGCTGGGGATCCCAGACCCCACACCAGAACCCCACCCCTACCTGGCAGGACAGTGAGCCAGGCAGACTGGTAGGAGAGGCCGATAGAGTTCCCTGCCAGGCAGGTGTACTCGCCAGCATCCTCCATGGACACGTTGCGCAGGTACAGCACCTCCACCTCAGAGCTGTTGATATCTGCAGTCTGTCAGAGAGGGATGGACGGTCAGTATCCCTCTTCCTCAGGGAGCTCTGTGCACCCCTGTCACCACCTTAGCACAGGTATCTGGGACCTGAGTGCTTCCAGCCCTTGTTACCTTGAGCACTTGCACATAGGGGACCCCGTCGGGGCCGTAGTTGCTGCCATTCACTTCAATGTGCTTCAGCCACTGGATGTGGGGCTGGGCATCACTGTAGACCTTGCAGAAGAACTCCACATCGCTGCCCACCAGGGCTGTGGTGTTggcaggcagcccagcctgcAAAATGGGCCTGTGCGGGGACCTCTCTgcacacagggagcagagcagtgtcACTAACATGGTGGCCCAGAGTACAGGCTcctttctccctccttctccaccCACCATGGAGCCACATTGGGCCCTTCCCCAACCCTAAAACAGACCAGCGCAACCCAAGCCTGGTCTCCATCCCATGTCCCTGGATTGTGAGGGACATGTGAGCTGCATCAGTGGGTAGGTCACAGAGGCTCCTCCACCCCTTTCTCTGACCCCACCAGGTATGGGGAAGCCCAGATCAGCACATGCTGAGGAACCCTCACCCAACACATCCAGGAGGTAGCTGTAGCGGATGCTGCCAAACCTGTTTTCCACCAGGCAAGTGTAGTTGCCACGGTCAGAGGGCACCACACTCTCCATCACCAGGCTCCAGTGCTGGTGCCGGAGCTGCAGAGAGGGAGGTAAGGCAGTGAGGTGAGCTGGGGAAGAGGGATCCTGGGAGGGAAGCTGTGGTGGGAGGAGCTGTCCCATACCCGGATGCCCCCGATGCGGTGCTCCCCTCGGAACTCTCGACCATTCTTGAACCAGCgaatgctggggctggggctgcctgagGCCGGGCAGCGGAACTTCACCGTGTTCCCCGCAGGGACTGCATACAGCTTCTTGTCCATCCGGTGTGGGTGAGTCCAGTAAGGAGCTGGGGACGTGCAGGATGTACAATGGGAGGGGGCCTGTACAGGTagcaggaggcagcagtgccCCATGCCCCTGGTTCTGCCCCACCTGCCCTCTCCTGTAGTGCCCTGGTGTGGCACTGACCTCTGTGCACATAGACCGACTCCTCATTTCGGTCTCCGTGGGGACTGTCCCCATCACtatcttcatcatcatcacctGATGCCAGGGAGTCTGCAAAGGGAAACGGTTGAGAAGgacatccctgcctgcagggctgggcaggcagtggCTGCTTTGCTGCCCCAAGGGTAGCTGGGTGCTGCCGGGGCTCCTACCCACGACAGAGATGGTGAAGTTGCGCAGGACCTCTCCAGTTCCCCGTGCCCGGCACACATAGAGCCCTGAGTCCTCGTAGGTGACCTCTGAGATCTCCAGCAGGCTCTGACGGAGGTGGATGCGACCTCCTGAGACGAGTGGCCGGGACTCCTTGTACCAGACCACACTGGCACCACTCTGGTTGGCATCACAGTACAGCTTCAATGTGTTGCCTGGGTCCAGGAGGAGATGTTCATCTTCTGACTCCAGCAAGGGGCTCTCAAATAGCTCTGGAGAGATGTGGTGAGCACCCACCCCAGTGCTCACCCCTCCCTGATAGCAGGACCCCTCCATATGCCCATCCTAGTGTGGAGAGCATGTGGTGTGACACAGcccagagcctggctctgccaccctAGAAGCAGGTAAGGGCTGGACTCTGACCTGAAGCACGGGGACATGATTTCCCCAATGGCATGTCCCTGGCCAAGGCCATACATGCCACTATCCTTCCACCACTCCCAGCGGTGCAGGGTGCTCCAGCTTGCTCTGCCTTACTGAAGGAGGGCAACAAACCCCTCCAGACACCCATCGTCGGACCTCTACATGCCCCAAGCATGGCTGGGACCCCTAAAGCCTGGttgtccctggcagtgcccggctGGCAGTGGAGCCCAGCTTGCCGatggccagcagcagcatgtgCCCGTGGAGGGCAGAAACAACCTGGTCGCCAGCACAGCAATACCACGGCAGCACGACTGCCCATGTGCAGGAGCCTGGAGTGCACGAATGTGCCTCCAGCCCAGTGCAtggccagcacaggagggatgTGGGGCAGCTGCTCTCTGGTCCCGGGGGACGCATCCTTCTCCCGCACCCACCACCTCGAGGCACGCACTGCCCGCATTTCAC comes from the Lonchura striata isolate bLonStr1 chromosome 15, bLonStr1.mat, whole genome shotgun sequence genome and includes:
- the FGFR4 gene encoding fibroblast growth factor receptor 4; the encoded protein is MRPLLQVVAGLLLAVAARGRAMEPELFESPLLESEDEHLLLDPGNTLKLYCDANQSGASVVWYKESRPLVSGGRIHLRQSLLEISEVTYEDSGLYVCRARGTGEVLRNFTISVVDSLASGDDDEDSDGDSPHGDRNEESVYVHRAPYWTHPHRMDKKLYAVPAGNTVKFRCPASGSPSPSIRWFKNGREFRGEHRIGGIRLRHQHWSLVMESVVPSDRGNYTCLVENRFGSIRYSYLLDVLERSPHRPILQAGLPANTTALVGSDVEFFCKVYSDAQPHIQWLKHIEVNGSNYGPDGVPYVQVLKTADINSSEVEVLYLRNVSMEDAGEYTCLAGNSIGLSYQSAWLTVLPEEELVREAEAPETKYTDIIIYTSGSLAVAMAIIIVVLCRMQTQSSKQHLEPMAVHKLSKFPLIRQFSLDSSSSGKSSTSLMRVTRLSSSCAPMLAGVMELDLPLDAKWEFPRDKLVLGKPLGEGCFGQVVRAEAYGIDRDWPDRAITVAVKMLKDNATDKDLADLISEMEMMKLMDKHKNIINLLGVCTQDGPLYVIVEFAAKGNLREYLRARRPPTPDYAFDVMTMPEEQLSFKDLVSCVYQVARGMEYLESRRCIHRDLAARNVLVTAESVMKIADFGLARDVHDIDYYKKTSNGRLPVKWMAPEALFDRVYTHQSDVWSFGILMWEIFTLGGSPYPGIPVEELFKLLKEGHRMDRPSNCTHELYMLMRECWHAVPSQRPTFKQLVEGLDKILAAVSEEYLDLSMPFEQYSPSCEDSASSCSSDDSVFTHDPMPLAPHLFSYPSVRT